Below is a window of Corynebacterium kalinowskii DNA.
TCCAAGAGCCCGATGAGCAGCTGTTTGCGCCGACGGTGTACCAAGACGTTTCTTATGGTCCAGTGAATTTGGGGGTCGAGGACGTCGATAAGCGCGTGGCAGAGGCGATGGACCTGGCTGGGGTCGCGCACCTCGCGGACCGGGTGCCGCATCGGCTGTCCTATGGTCAACGCAAACTGGTCGCGCTGGCGGGCGTGCTGGCGATGCGGCCCTCCTATTTGCTTCTCGACGAGCCGACGGCGGGGCTGGATCCCTTGGCAGTGCGGTCGTTGCTCACCGTTTTGGATGCCTTGGAATGCACAGTCATTTTGACGACGCACGACGTTGATTTTGCTTGGGCGGTTGCCGACGAGATCGGGGTGTTGGCGGATGGTCGGTTGACGGTGGGGAAGTCGCAGCTGCTGCAACCGTCGGAGTTAGGCATGCCGTGGGCGCCCCTGGTATCGCAGAAACTCGGAAAACCCATTGCGCGGCCGGAAGATTTACTAGACTAGGGGAACCAATCGTCACGGGAGCAAAGCCGATTCTTTGCTGAGAGGACGCAACACTCGGAGCGTCGACCGTTTAACCTGTCCGGATAATGCCGGCGTAGGGAGGAACCTCATGCTTAAGTCTGCTTTGCCTGAAAATGGAACCGTTACCACCGGTCCGATTTATCGCAGTCACAAAATCTACAACGAGGTTCCCTTTGGTGACTTGACGCTCCGCATCCCAGCGCGACGCATCGATCTCACCACTGGGGAACATTTTGATGTGTATGACACGTCGGGAATCTACACTGCTGAGGATCCTGAATTGGATTTGGAGCGGGGCTTGGCTCCGGTTCGTACCTGGGAGCGTGCGGAGGCTGTGCCTGCTTCCGAAGAGAATCCATCGTTGAAGGTACAGACCCAGCTGGCGTGGGCGCGTGCCGGGGTGATTACCCCGGAGATGGCATTTTGTGCGGCACGTGAAGGTATGGCGCCGGAATTTGTGCGGGATGAGGTTGCCGCAGGTCGCGCCGTGATCTGTGCGAACAAGAATCACCCAGAGATTGAGCCGATGATCATCGGCAAAGCGTTCGCGGTGAAGATCAACGCGAACATCGGCAACTCTGCCGTGACCTCGTCTATTGCTGAAGAAGTAGAGAAGATGGTGTGGGCCACCCGTTGGGGCGCTGACACCATCATGGACTTGTCCACGGGCAAGGACATCCACGAGACCCGCGAGTGGATTCTGCGGAACTCCCCAGTGCCAGTGGGCACCGTGCCGATCTACCAGGCGCTGGAAAAGGTTAATGGTGATCCGACCCGCCTTACGTGGGAGATCTATCGCGAGACGATCATCGAGCAGTGCGAGCAGGGCGTCGACTATATGACCGTACATGCAGGTGTGCTGCTGCGCTACATCCCGCTGGCCGCAAACCGCGTTACGGGCATCGTCTCCCGCGGCGGCTCCATCATGGCGGCCTGGTGTTTGAAGGAACACCGCGAGTCCTTCCTGTATGAGAACTTTGCGGAACTGTGCGACATTCTCGCGCAGTATGATGTCACGTTCTCCCTGGGTGATGGCCTGCGTCCGGGATCCATTGCGGATGCGAACGACGAAGCTCAGCTTGCGGAGTTGAAGACTTTGGGCGAGCTGACCTTGATTGCCCGTTCCCGTGGTGTCCAGGTCATGATCGAAGGCCCCGGCCACGTGCCGATGCACAAGATTCCGGTCAACGTGGAGTGGGAAGAGGACTGGTGTCACGGCGCGCCGTTCTACACCCTGGGGCCCCTGGCTACCGATATCGCGCCCGGCTATGACCACATCACCTCCGCCATTGGCGCTGCGATGATCGCCCAGGCTGGTACTGCGATGCTCTGCTACGTCACTCCGAAGGAACACCTTGGCCTGCCCAACCGTGACGACGTCAAGGTTGGCGTGATCACCTACAAGATCGCTGCCCACGCCGCGGACCTGGCTAAGCAGCACCCGCGTGCGCAGGAACGTGACGATGCGCTGTCCAAGGCCCGCTTCGAATTCCGCTGGCATGACCAGTTCGCGTTGGCGTTGGATCCGGATACCGCGCTGGAGTATCACGATGAGACCCTACCGGCTGAACCTGCGAAGACCGCGCACTTCTGTTCGATGTGTGGCCCGAAGTTCTGCTCCATGCGTATTTCTCAGGACGTGCGTGACTACGCGGCTGAGCACGGGCTGGAGACGGTAGAAGCCCTGGAAGCCGGTATGAAGGAGAAGTCTGCTGAGTTCTCTGCTGCTGGTGACCGGGTGTATTTGCCGGTGGTGGAGAGCTAGCTACTAGCTGAGGGCATGCTAGCGGGACCGCTCCTTTCGGGGCAGGTTCGCTAGTTTTTGTCTATCAGGCGGCGGGCGTTGGAATGTCTGGCCCTGGGACTATTGTTTCTTCGCCGGTCTCCGGTGTCATCGACGTGGATCGGAACCCCGTTCAGAATCATCTTTATGTGGGCTTCGACCGCGCTGTCATCATTCCAACCGTGGTGTTTGGGGCACAAGGGTGCCAGGTTATCGATGCTGGTGGGGCCGCCGCGCGACCAAGGGGTCACATGGTGTGCTTCGCAGCGACTGAGTGGTGCATCGCAGCCCGGATAGGCGCAGCACCCATCTCGGGAGAACATTGCGAGGCGCTGGCGGAAAGTGGCTGATCTGCTAGCGGTCACGAGCGATTTCACGGCGCCGTTGTGGTCGTGGACGACGATGTAGTCGGTGATGCGGTGGCCGTCGAGAAGCTCAAGATCGTAGAGGGTGAGGTCGATGCCGACGTTGCTGCCAAAATTGGCTTGCCAATTGAATTCGTCTTCTTCGGTGACGCCGATGACGAGCGAGCAGTGGCCTACGGTGTCTTGGCGGGTTTGGGAAGCCCAGCGAAGGACTTGGAAGAGATTGTCGGCGTGGCGTTGGGCAACGGTGCGATTGTCATCCTTGCGGCGGTCGTCGGTGGCCTGTTCGATGCGCCATGCGTCATCCATGAGCGCCTTGAGTAGTGCTGCGTGAGCTGCGGGGGCGTAGCCATTGAAGGAACACCCGCCGTGTTCGTCTTGGTCGCGGAGTTGGAAGCGACGCTGGTTGTAGGCTTCGTGCGGGTCTTGGGCAAGGCGACGGTTTTCTTCCCGGACCAGCTCCTTGGCGTAGGCATGGGTGGCTTTGGGGGAGGACTCGGTAGCGGTTGCCGCAGCTAGGTCGTAGATTTCCTCGCGTCGAGAAGAAGCTGAACTCAGTTTCTCAAGAGCCGACAAAATGAGGTCCTGATGCTCGACGGGTACCTCTTTTGGCCACGGGTTGAGTGTGCGTCGGTGAATGCGACGGGCCTGGAAAGAGGACGCGCCCGCGCGTTCAATCTCATTCTTCTCACGCCCCGCAGCCATGTCAGTTTCGAGCCGAGCAACAAGTTCCTTGATTTCTAGCAAAACGGGGAAGTCTTCAAACGGCTCACCAAAGTCAACGGAGCGCTGTAACAGCTCCTTGACCGTAGTGAGTGTATGAAGTTCCCCGATGTTCATGCCTTCATTTTAGCCCACAGGAAATAGAACACAAGAGCTAAAAAGTAGCGAAATTCTAACGAATCGCCCCACCAAAAACAAACAGCAATTAGAGCACTTGTGTCACTCGCGCCCCTCAATCGGCCACAGTGAACGGTAAACCATAACACCAGCTAAAACCGCAATTATCCACCAAAGAAAAACTGGAACCGTAGCAAGCCAATCCACTCGACCCATGCATAAAAGCCACACGGCAAACACAATAAACAAGGCCGATGCAAAAGAACGCGTTTTCGAGAAAAGAATCTCGCAGGCAATCCACACCAGCGCCGCCAGCGGTAGCCCCCAACTGATTACTGCTGCCATTTCAGCATCTCCTTTCCGAGCTCATCCATTCGAGTGGTGGAGTTGTTGTTGACAAATGCTGCTCGCTGGCCGGTTGGGTCGAACACGAGCATCGTGCGGAAACCGCCCGTACTGCCGTTGTGAGATGCGCCGTAATCATCGTGCTTCCAGGCATACGATGGAACCCCAACGGAACGGACGTGCAAAGCAAATTTCGCCATGTCAAAAGCGGTAGACCGGATCGCTCCACACGGGGCGTACCCATCCATCTCCCAGTTCGCAGCCTCACGGCCCCGACCATTCAAGCCATGCGGTGCATCTGCGGCTTTGCCAACCGAGGCCACGTACGTTGAAGTCATGCCCAGCGGATCAAAGATGTCCTGCTGAACCATCTCTTCCCAGCTCCGGCCATCCTTTTCGGCAATGAGCTGTCCTAAGAGAGCGACGCCCAGGTTGGAGTAATTGCGCTCACCCTGGCCCTTTAAATCAGCCTTCAAAGCCATCTTAAAGATGTCCTCCCGCGTCACCGATCCATATGGGTTGCGCTCAATGAAAAGGGAAAGCGTGTCCAAACCGGGATTGCGTGGCAGGCCGGCCTCGTGGTTGGCGAGCTGCTC
It encodes the following:
- a CDS encoding serine hydrolase domain-containing protein; the encoded protein is MRKALATVVGLATVAALVIFGPQPVKLADTQTGNPQLATFLAENSPRGAHNVTAFVLDGDQPVFAGLGANEHTEVEIGSVTKTFTAELLRQAVEKGTVRLDTKVSDIIDTRGAPIGSATLEQLANHEAGLPRNPGLDTLSLFIERNPYGSVTREDIFKMALKADLKGQGERNYSNLGVALLGQLIAEKDGRSWEEMVQQDIFDPLGMTSTYVASVGKAADAPHGLNGRGREAANWEMDGYAPCGAIRSTAFDMAKFALHVRSVGVPSYAWKHDDYGASHNGSTGGFRTMLVFDPTGQRAAFVNNNSTTRMDELGKEMLKWQQ
- a CDS encoding energy-coupling factor ABC transporter ATP-binding protein gives rise to the protein MKLTNVSFKHEDWVLRDVSLSVPTGSRLAVLGANGSGKSTLLKLMAGAWQPYSGTLALNEPYDYSRAGRRALRSQVQMVLQEPDEQLFAPTVYQDVSYGPVNLGVEDVDKRVAEAMDLAGVAHLADRVPHRLSYGQRKLVALAGVLAMRPSYLLLDEPTAGLDPLAVRSLLTVLDALECTVILTTHDVDFAWAVADEIGVLADGRLTVGKSQLLQPSELGMPWAPLVSQKLGKPIARPEDLLD
- a CDS encoding HNH endonuclease signature motif containing protein, coding for MNIGELHTLTTVKELLQRSVDFGEPFEDFPVLLEIKELVARLETDMAAGREKNEIERAGASSFQARRIHRRTLNPWPKEVPVEHQDLILSALEKLSSASSRREEIYDLAAATATESSPKATHAYAKELVREENRRLAQDPHEAYNQRRFQLRDQDEHGGCSFNGYAPAAHAALLKALMDDAWRIEQATDDRRKDDNRTVAQRHADNLFQVLRWASQTRQDTVGHCSLVIGVTEEDEFNWQANFGSNVGIDLTLYDLELLDGHRITDYIVVHDHNGAVKSLVTASRSATFRQRLAMFSRDGCCAYPGCDAPLSRCEAHHVTPWSRGGPTSIDNLAPLCPKHHGWNDDSAVEAHIKMILNGVPIHVDDTGDRRRNNSPRARHSNARRLIDKN
- the thiC gene encoding phosphomethylpyrimidine synthase ThiC, translated to MLKSALPENGTVTTGPIYRSHKIYNEVPFGDLTLRIPARRIDLTTGEHFDVYDTSGIYTAEDPELDLERGLAPVRTWERAEAVPASEENPSLKVQTQLAWARAGVITPEMAFCAAREGMAPEFVRDEVAAGRAVICANKNHPEIEPMIIGKAFAVKINANIGNSAVTSSIAEEVEKMVWATRWGADTIMDLSTGKDIHETREWILRNSPVPVGTVPIYQALEKVNGDPTRLTWEIYRETIIEQCEQGVDYMTVHAGVLLRYIPLAANRVTGIVSRGGSIMAAWCLKEHRESFLYENFAELCDILAQYDVTFSLGDGLRPGSIADANDEAQLAELKTLGELTLIARSRGVQVMIEGPGHVPMHKIPVNVEWEEDWCHGAPFYTLGPLATDIAPGYDHITSAIGAAMIAQAGTAMLCYVTPKEHLGLPNRDDVKVGVITYKIAAHAADLAKQHPRAQERDDALSKARFEFRWHDQFALALDPDTALEYHDETLPAEPAKTAHFCSMCGPKFCSMRISQDVRDYAAEHGLETVEALEAGMKEKSAEFSAAGDRVYLPVVES